A genomic stretch from Aedes albopictus strain Foshan chromosome 2, AalbF5, whole genome shotgun sequence includes:
- the LOC109408907 gene encoding solute carrier family 2, facilitated glucose transporter member 3 isoform X1 — MDTNDQSESIILYAPEASAKIVSAQRQRTEAKWTFWLLTAGISTTFGAAIPTGYNIGVINAPANYIKEWCNETIFETYGTVLTEGELDTFWAVVVSIFLIGGVIGSLGGAWLADKLGRKQSYLACGFLLVIGGVCFQFCRAVGSVELLLLGRVLVGLAAGLTTSTVPMYLTELAPIELRGALGVFCSMGVTGGVVVGQILSLEEIFGTEELWQFALSFYVLLVITFFVPYHWLPESPKYLYVIKQRRDEAINEIKRLGGKNVKDEYIRQQIESMRSEDVPNSVSDDEETQQTKSKQRSLWSVLTDPTLALPLILVCALQGGQQLSGINAVFFYSVSIFESVGLSSTGAKFANLGAGCLNLFVAFFTPMLMEKFNRRFLALLSCSMCGVFLFALTFIVYFIDHVSWFSYASIIAILLYILFYQIGLGPIPYFIGSELFEVGPRPAAMAMGSIASWGCNFLVAMLFTTLQSAWGAFVFLPFTVTCVLLTLLLKYYLPETRGRHISSIVPLVSNGFRSKPLVPWS; from the exons GAAGCAAAATGGACCTTCTGGCTGTTGACGGCAGGCATTTCCACAACTTTTGGAGCAGCAATTCCGACAGGCTACAATATTGGAGTCATCAATGCACCGGCAAAT TACATAAAAGAGTGGTGCAATGAAACCATATTTGAAACTTATGGCACAGTTCTAACCGAGGGTGAATTGGATACGTTTTGGGCAGTGGTGGTGTCAATTTTCCTAATTGGTGGGGTCATCGGTTCACTTGGTGGAGCGTGGCTAGCCGACAAACTCGGACG AAAACAATCATACCTCGCATGCGGATTTCTTCTAGTAATAGGCGGGGTTTGTTTTCAGTTCTGTAGAGCGGTTGGGTCCGTGGAATTGCTTCTACTGGGGCGAGTACTTGTTGGGTTGGCAGCCGGTCTCACCACGAGTACAGTCCCAATGTACTTAACAGAGCTAGCACCAATCGAGCTGCGAGGAGCTCTCGGTGTATTCTGTTCCATGGGCGTAACTGGGGGTGTGGTAGTTGGACAAATATTGAGTTTGGAGGAAATCTTCGGAACCGAAGAACTGTGGCAGTTTGCACTTAGCTTCTATGTACTACTAGTTATAACATTTTTCGTCCCATATCATTGGCTTCCGGAAAGTCCAAAGTACCTTTATGTGATTAAACAGAGAAGGGATGAGGCGATAAATGAAATAAAGAGATTAGGCGGAAAGAACGTCAAGGACGAGTACATTAGGCAACAAATAGAATCCATGCGTAGTGAGGACGTCCCCAACAGCGTAAGCGATGACGAGGAGACGCAGCAAACTAAATCGAAACAGAGATCACTGTGGTCAGTCTTAACTGACCCCACATTGGCACTGCCGCTGATACTAGTGTGTGCCTTACAAGGAGGGCAGCAACTGTCCGGAATTAATGCG GTGTTTTTCTACTCCGTGTCTATTTTTGAGTCGGTGGGACTGAGTTCAACGGGCGCAAAGTTTGCAAATCTTGGAGCCGGCTGTTTGAATCTATTCGTCGCCTTCTTTACACCGATGTTGATGGAAAAATTCAACCGAAGATTCCTTGCACTTTTGTCCTGTTCCATGTGTGGGGTGTTCCTGTTTGCGTTAACCTTCATTGTTTACTTTATT GATCACGTTAGCTGGTTTTCATATGCAAGCATCATCGCAATACTATTGTATATACTCTTCTACCAAATTGGTCTAGGACCAATACCGTACTTCATCGGATCAG AACTCTTCGAGGTGGGTCCTCGTCCAGCGGCTATGGCAATGGGCAGCATTGCGTCATGGGGATGCAACTTTTTGGTGGCCATGCTTTTCACCACGCTGCAGAGTGCCTGGGGAGCATTCGTCTTCTTGCCGTTCACCGTTACCTGTGTGCTGTTAACGTTATTACTTAAATACTACTTACCAGAAACCAGAGGGCGACACATTTCGTCCATTGTACCTCTCGTATCGAATGGCTTCCGATCAAAACCGTTGGTGCCTTGGTCGTAG
- the LOC109408907 gene encoding solute carrier family 2, facilitated glucose transporter member 3 isoform X2 encodes MGKGDSKEEAKWTFWLLTAGISTTFGAAIPTGYNIGVINAPANYIKEWCNETIFETYGTVLTEGELDTFWAVVVSIFLIGGVIGSLGGAWLADKLGRKQSYLACGFLLVIGGVCFQFCRAVGSVELLLLGRVLVGLAAGLTTSTVPMYLTELAPIELRGALGVFCSMGVTGGVVVGQILSLEEIFGTEELWQFALSFYVLLVITFFVPYHWLPESPKYLYVIKQRRDEAINEIKRLGGKNVKDEYIRQQIESMRSEDVPNSVSDDEETQQTKSKQRSLWSVLTDPTLALPLILVCALQGGQQLSGINAVFFYSVSIFESVGLSSTGAKFANLGAGCLNLFVAFFTPMLMEKFNRRFLALLSCSMCGVFLFALTFIVYFIDHVSWFSYASIIAILLYILFYQIGLGPIPYFIGSELFEVGPRPAAMAMGSIASWGCNFLVAMLFTTLQSAWGAFVFLPFTVTCVLLTLLLKYYLPETRGRHISSIVPLVSNGFRSKPLVPWS; translated from the exons GAAGCAAAATGGACCTTCTGGCTGTTGACGGCAGGCATTTCCACAACTTTTGGAGCAGCAATTCCGACAGGCTACAATATTGGAGTCATCAATGCACCGGCAAAT TACATAAAAGAGTGGTGCAATGAAACCATATTTGAAACTTATGGCACAGTTCTAACCGAGGGTGAATTGGATACGTTTTGGGCAGTGGTGGTGTCAATTTTCCTAATTGGTGGGGTCATCGGTTCACTTGGTGGAGCGTGGCTAGCCGACAAACTCGGACG AAAACAATCATACCTCGCATGCGGATTTCTTCTAGTAATAGGCGGGGTTTGTTTTCAGTTCTGTAGAGCGGTTGGGTCCGTGGAATTGCTTCTACTGGGGCGAGTACTTGTTGGGTTGGCAGCCGGTCTCACCACGAGTACAGTCCCAATGTACTTAACAGAGCTAGCACCAATCGAGCTGCGAGGAGCTCTCGGTGTATTCTGTTCCATGGGCGTAACTGGGGGTGTGGTAGTTGGACAAATATTGAGTTTGGAGGAAATCTTCGGAACCGAAGAACTGTGGCAGTTTGCACTTAGCTTCTATGTACTACTAGTTATAACATTTTTCGTCCCATATCATTGGCTTCCGGAAAGTCCAAAGTACCTTTATGTGATTAAACAGAGAAGGGATGAGGCGATAAATGAAATAAAGAGATTAGGCGGAAAGAACGTCAAGGACGAGTACATTAGGCAACAAATAGAATCCATGCGTAGTGAGGACGTCCCCAACAGCGTAAGCGATGACGAGGAGACGCAGCAAACTAAATCGAAACAGAGATCACTGTGGTCAGTCTTAACTGACCCCACATTGGCACTGCCGCTGATACTAGTGTGTGCCTTACAAGGAGGGCAGCAACTGTCCGGAATTAATGCG GTGTTTTTCTACTCCGTGTCTATTTTTGAGTCGGTGGGACTGAGTTCAACGGGCGCAAAGTTTGCAAATCTTGGAGCCGGCTGTTTGAATCTATTCGTCGCCTTCTTTACACCGATGTTGATGGAAAAATTCAACCGAAGATTCCTTGCACTTTTGTCCTGTTCCATGTGTGGGGTGTTCCTGTTTGCGTTAACCTTCATTGTTTACTTTATT GATCACGTTAGCTGGTTTTCATATGCAAGCATCATCGCAATACTATTGTATATACTCTTCTACCAAATTGGTCTAGGACCAATACCGTACTTCATCGGATCAG AACTCTTCGAGGTGGGTCCTCGTCCAGCGGCTATGGCAATGGGCAGCATTGCGTCATGGGGATGCAACTTTTTGGTGGCCATGCTTTTCACCACGCTGCAGAGTGCCTGGGGAGCATTCGTCTTCTTGCCGTTCACCGTTACCTGTGTGCTGTTAACGTTATTACTTAAATACTACTTACCAGAAACCAGAGGGCGACACATTTCGTCCATTGTACCTCTCGTATCGAATGGCTTCCGATCAAAACCGTTGGTGCCTTGGTCGTAG
- the LOC109408909 gene encoding solute carrier family 2, facilitated glucose transporter member 1, producing the protein MDLTLPDSGWTTCLFTLAVTTTLGVSIPVGINIGVINAPSVYIKSWINDTVFDRYEVSLSPGGLDMFLSVVVSIFLIGGVIGSLSGAVIADKFGRKTSYLLCGILHTMGGFCFVFCRQLNSVELLLLGRILVGLAAGLTTSILPMYLAEVSPTKLRGTISTLCGLGLTIGVVVGQIVSLDQVLGTNGSWHYAISSFTLLNMFCYVPYALLPESPKYLFTIRDDPKGTLQAIRSLFGENSVSDDYVILQRENTATASISSDSEQNFKIADSEPATRSMWSVIADPMLRLPLILVCALQGGQQLSGINAVFYYSVSIFESVGLSSTSAKFANLGVGCLNLLVGSLSPYLMAQYNRRTLCLISCSFCGLFMFCVAMMIHLMDAVPWFNYASIAAILLYITFFQLGLGPIPFFIGSELVELSARPAAMALGSLSSWGCNFLIGMLFPLLSSAWGAFAFLPCAITCVLLTVLVQLYLPETRGRDVSDVAVLVSKGFKSKVM; encoded by the exons ATGGATCTCACGCTTCCG gattctggatggACAACGTGCTTGTTCACATTGGCCGTGACAACCACCTTGGGAGTTTCGATACCAGTAGGTATCAATATAGGGGTAATCAATGCTCCTTCGGTATATATAAAATCTTGGATCAATGACACTGTATTTGATCGTTATGAAGTCTCGCTGTCTCCTGGCGGATTGGACATGTTTCTGTCAGTAGTGGTTTCTATTTTTCTTATTGGTGGAGTGATTGGATCATTGAGTGGTGCAGTGATAGCTGATAAATTTGGAAG GAAAACCTCCTACCTTCTATGTGGAATTCTTCACACTATGGGTGGCTTCTGTTTCGTATTCTGTCGGCAGCTGAATTCTGTTGAACTGCTTCTGCTTGGGAGAATACTCGTTGGTCTAGCAGCCGGCTTGACGACTAGTATCCTACCAATGTATCTAGCGGAAGTTTCTCCAACAAAACTGCGAGGAACTATAAGTACACTGTGTGGGTTGGGATTAACGATTGGAGTGGTCGTTGGACAAATTGTTAGTCTTGATCAAGTGCTAGGAACGAATGGTAGCTGGCACTATGCCATAAGTAGCTTTACACTCCTGAACATGTTTTGCTACGTGCCTTATGCTTTGCTTCCGGAGAGCCCCAAATACTTGTTTACCATCAGGGATGATCCAAAGGGGACCCTTCAAGCAATCCGTAGTTTATTTGGGGAAAACTCAGTCAGTGATGATTATGTCATCCTTCAAAGAGAGAACACTGCAACGGCAAGCATATCGAGTGATTCTGAACAGAATTTTAAAATAGCAGATAGCGAACCAGCAACACGATCTATGTGGTCAGTCATCGCAGACCCTATGCTAAGATTACCGCTCATATTAGTCTGCGCTCTTCAAGGTGGTCAACAGCTATCAGGCATCAACGCA GTTTTCTATTACTCGGTGtcgatttttgaatcagttggaTTGAGCTCGACGAGTGCAAAGTTCGCAAACTTAGGAGTAGGATGCTTAAACCTGTTGGTCGGTTCCTTGAGCCCCTACTTGATGGCACAGTACAATCGCCGAACACTTTGCCTGATTTCTTGCTCGTTTTGTGGATTGTTTATGTTTTGCGTAGCCATGATGATCCATTTAATG GACGCTGTTCCATGGTTTAACTACGCTAGCATTGCTGCTATTCTGTTATACATCACATTTTTCCAACTGGGATTAGGACCGATTCCGTTTTTTATTGGATCAG AGCTGGTCGAACTCAGCGCCCGTCCAGCTGCCATGGCTCTAGGAAGTCTGTCGTCGTGGGGATGCAACTTTTTGATTGGAATGCTCTTCCCGTTGCTTTCAAGTGCCTGGGGTGCCTTCGCCTTCCTGCCTTGTGCAATCACCTGTGTGCTGCTAACTGTTTTGGTACAGCTTTATTTGCCAGAAACACGTGGACGTGACGTATCCGATGTGGCGGTACTAGTTTCGAAGGGATTCAAGTCCAAAGTAATGTAG